GGGTCGGCTAGTCGTCGACGGTCCGCTCGCGGACCGCGATCCCCTTGCGGCCGAGGTGCTGGAGCTGGCGCCGGGCGAACTCCTCCTCGCGGGTCCCCCGCGTGGCGAGCACGTAGACGAGCGCGCCTCCCGCGGGGCGCATCGTCCGGCCCGCTCGCTGGGTGCCCTGACGGCGCGACCCGCCCAGTCCCGAGGCGACGATGGCGAGGTCGGCCGTCGGGAGGTCGATCCCCTCGTCGCCGACCCGGGAGACGACGAGCAGGTCGCGCTCGTCGGTCCGGAACTCCTCCAGCAGCCGTCGTCGCTCGTGGTGGGGCGTCTCCCCGCTGAGGAACGGGACGTCGAGGGCGGCCGCGATCTCCCGGCCCTGGTCGAGGTAGTCGGCGAAGACGAGCGCCTTCGCGTCCGGGTGCGCCGAGAGCAGGTAGCGGACCTCGTCGACTTTCCCCGAGTTCTCCGCGGCGATCCGGTAGCGCTCGCGGCCGTCGGCCGAGCCGTAGGCGTTTCGCTCCTCCTCGTCGCCCCACGGCACGTACCGGATTTCGAGTTCCGGTTCGGCGACGAAGCCGGCGTCGAACAGCGCCTCCCAGTCGGTGCCGATCGGCGGGCCGACGAGCGTGAAGATCTCCGTCTGGCGGTCGTCCTCGCGGATCGGGCTCGCCGACAGCCCGAGGCGGTGGCGGGACTGCAGTTGCGTGCTCCGGCGGTAGACCTCGCTGGGGACGTGCTGGCACTCGTCGAAGATCACCAGCCCCCACTCGCGGTCGTCGAACAGCGAGCGGTGCCGGTCCATCCCGGCGATCTGGTAGGTCGCGACCGTCACCGGGCGGCGTTCCTTGACGCCGCCGTGGTACTGCCCGACCTGCTCGGGGTCGAGGGAGGTAAACTCCAGCAGCGACTCCTCCCACTGGCGCGCGAGGTCCCGGCTCGGGACGAAGATCAGCGTCTCGCCGCCGACGCTCGCCATCGCGCCCATCGCGGCGACGGTCTTCCCGCTTCCCGGCGGGCCGACGAAGACCCCCTCGCCGGCCTCCTCGAAGCGGTCGACCCACGTCCGCTGGTAGTCCCGCAGGCGAACGCGCAGGTCGACGTCGAGGGGGTCGCCCGATTCGAGCGAGCGCTCGTCGCGCACGGGGTAGCCCGCCTCGTAGAGGACGCGCTTGATCGCCGCCTCCGCGCCGTCGCGCACCCAGTCTTCGGTCTCGGAGATCGGCGCGTGGACGTGCTCCTCGTCGAGTTTCTCGCGGGCGACGTTGCCCATCACCTCCGGGCTGCGGGCCGCCAGCACCGTGTAGCCGTCCGGGTGGGTGTAGAGGCGGAACTGCCGGGCGCGGTCGAACTGGCTGCGTACCCACTCCTCCAGACGCTCCGACCGTCGCCCGAGCGCCTGTCGCATCGTGCGCGCGAGCGCGTCGAAGGAGTCGTGGGGGGCGCTCCAGACGTCCTCGGGGCGGACGACGTACCGGTAGCCGCCCTCGCCGTTGGCGTCCGCGAGGTGGGCGAACTGCGACAGTTGGGCGCGGGTGAACTGGTCCGGGTGGTCGACGACGACCTCGCGGCGCTTCGGGAAGACGACGACGCGCTCGCGGGCGGTCAGGTCCTCGAGTTCGCGCGGGAACCAGACCACGGGGTCGGTCGAGACCGAGAGGCGTTCGACGTCGCCGCGGTCGGCGAGCGCTTCGAGGGCGTCGCTGACCGCCGCCTGCGAGCGGTCGAGCGCGCGGGCGACCTCGGCGGCGGTCACGACCGGCCGGCCGGCCCGCTGACAGGCGTCGTGGAACGCCGAGAGGTCGAGGGCGGCGTCCCCGTCGTCGGGACCGTCCCCGGACGGGTTCGACGCCGGCGGCTCCTCGGGTCGCTCCGAACGTGGAGGGCGATCGTCGGTCACTACCCGACCGTATCGGCGTGAGTCGTAAACGGATTTCGTTCGTCCGGCGCGGCGTCGACGGCCGGTCGGGGGTCGGACCGCCGGCGGGCGAACCCATATGCGGCTGGCCGGCGTACGGGCACGTATGTACCGCGCGATCCTCCCGGAGGGGCAGATCCTCTGTGACCGATACGAGCGCAACGATCAGGGCGTCGAGCTCTACAACGCGAACGACCGGTTCATCGCGTTCGTGCCGTACTCGAACCTGCACGCGCTGCTCGACGAGGACGTCTACAGCGAGGACGAGCGGTCGATCATGTAGCCGGCGCCTGGTCGATGGCGTCTAGCTGTTCGCGGTAGCGGTTCCGGACGGTGACGACGGTCGTCTGTGCGGTCTCCGCGACCGCCCGCTGGGGGATGGTCTCGTCGCAGAGCAGGCCGGCGGCGTAGATCGCGGCGGCGGCGTAGCCGGTCGGTGACTTCCCCGAGTGCAGTCCCTGTTCGGTCGTCCGGTCGATGATCTCGATGGCCTTCGTCTCGACGTCCTTGCCGACGTCGAGTTCCGAGCAGAATCGGGGGACGAACTGGCGGGGGTTCGTCGGTTCGAGGTTGATGTCGAGTTCGTCGGCGATGTAGCGGTATGTGCGGCCGATCTCGCGCTGGTCGACCCGCGAGACCGCGGTCACCTCCTCCAGACTGCGCGGGATGCCCTCCTTGCGGCAGGCGGTGTAGAGCGCCGAGGTCGCGACCCCCTCGATCGATCGGCCCCGGATGAGGTCGCGCTCCAGGGCCTGCCGGTAGATGACGCTCGCGGTCTCCTTGACCGGCGTGGGGACGCCGAGGGCGCTGACCATCCGGTCGATCTCCGAGAGGGCGTACTTCAGGTTGCGCTCGCCGGCGTTTTTCGTGCGGATGCGTTCCTGCCAGACCCGGAGCCGGTGGAGCTGGCCGTGCTTGTCGGCCGACATCGAGTGGCCGTTGGCGTCGCGGTTGCGCCAGTCGATGGTCGTCGTCAGCCCCCGGTCGTGCATCGACTGGGTCAGCGGCGCGCCCACGCGCGAGAGCTGATCGTGTTCCTCGGCGTTGAACGCGCGCCACTCCGGACCGTAGTCGATCGGATCTTCGGTCAACACGAGGCCACACTCCCGACAGACCCGTTCGCCGCGGTCCGGGTCGTGTACGATCGTGTCGGTCTCGCAGTCCGGACACCGACCCGTCTCCGACTCGGCGGCGGCCTGTGACTCGTATCGGGCGTGATCGCTGCGGGACCGCGTCATCAGTAGCCGGTGGGAATCCGCGCGCCACTGTAAGGGGTTCACATGGTTTCGGGGGAAACACCGACTTACTCCAGTCGACGGCGCGCCGACGGAGAGGTAAAGAGAGCGGAGAGTGCAGGCGTCGCGTCCGCCGTCCCGGAGCGGACGCGAACGACGCCGAAACCGCGTCCCATCGGTACGAGCGGGCCGGGTGACCGCCGCCGATCACCCTGCCCACCGTGGGAGACGTGAACGATCGACATGAAACGTCCGCATCGTTCGCGGCCCCGCCGCCGATAAATCCGGTCTTCACCGGGTAAACGGGTCTTTCGTCGCCGAACCGTCGGCCAACTTTATACTCGTCACGGCGTACCCGTCAGGCCGTCAGCCGTGTCTCTGCCACCGCCGCACGCCGACGCCGCCGGACCGCCCCGCGGACGCCGCCGGGTCCGACGACCTGCCCAGGGCTGTACGCCCACGATACGCCCGGGCAATCGTTCGATACCGCGGGCCCGTTCGAGCCGCGATTCGCTCGCTCGGAGCGCGCCGTCAGCCGGTCGAACGTCGTTCCCGGATACGCCCGGAAGTCCGCCCGTACAGGCTTTGCAGCCGGTGCGAAACGTGGCCGTGCTTAAGAGTCTCACCGTTGGCCTCCAAAATGGTGTGTCAATCGTGACTGCGAGCGAGCCTTCGACGGTAAAGCGGTTGCTCTCGGCGCTTTCCCGGGGAGAGGCGTCGAACCGGCACGAGCAGCGGCGTCAGTGCGCTCCCCCCGACTACGAGGGATACCGATAATGTCGTCGATCGACACCTCGCTGCCCGAGGAGATCACGTCCGTCACCGACGCGGAGGACGACGGACGGCTCTCGAAGGACGTCATCTTCGAACTGCTGAAGAACCGCCGCCGACGCGAGGTCCTCGAGTACCTCCTCGAAGCCGAGGGGACGGTGACCCTCGGCGAACTCGCCGAACAGATCGCCGCCTGGGAGAACGACACCTCCGTCTCCGCGCTCAGTTCCGACCAGCGAAAGCGCGTCTACGTCGCCCTCTACCAGACTCACCTGCCGAAGATGGACGACGCCGGCATCGTCGACTACGACCAGGACCGCGGTCTCATCGAACTCTCGGACAACGCGGACCTGCTCCTGATGTACCTCGACACCGACGCCCACCGGCGCGACCGCTGGGACCGCTGGTACGCCGCCGCCAGCGTCGCCGGCGCCGCGCTCGTGGGCGCTGCCGTCATCGGGCTCCCGCCGCTGTCGGCCGTCTCGACCGCCGGCGTCGCTGCCGGCGTCGTCGCGGCGTTTCTCGTCCTCTCGTTTTCACACGTCGTCGTCAACCACCGCTCCCAGCGAGCCGTCGACGGCAAACTCTCCCGCATCGAGTGATCCGAGAAGGTTTTTTACGACCGACTTCGTACGTACACACGGCTCCCGACGACCGTCATCCAGTACCGGAGCAGTTCGCGTGCCAGCAACCTGTTCCCGGCGCGGGAGCCACCTTCTGTCGAGACGCCGCGCTCGCGAGCCGTCGGCGTCGGCCGCGACTCGTGGGGCGACGCGTCCGCCCGCCGCGAACGCTTACTGCTCGCGGACGTTGTAGTCGACGTGAACGCGCGCGTCACCGGAGACGGTGACGTCCTCCGGATCGCCGTCGAACCAGTAGGCGTCGAGCCAGCCGCCGACCGAGCCGCGGACGGCCCGGCCCTCGACGACGTCCTCGTCGTCGATCGAAGCGCCGCGGTGGTCCGACTTGCGGACGCGGCCGTCGACCGCGAACGAGTAGCGACTCCGCCCGTCGGCCTCGCGGCCGTCGAAGACGATGGCGTGTGGCAGGAGGTCCTGGTCGCCGTACTCGTCGGGGTCGATCGCCTCGCCGTCGAGCCTGACGGTGGCCTCGCCGCTCGTGAACGTCACGTCGGTCAGCGCCCCGGAGAACCGGAACCGCTGGGTGCCGTCGGTGACCGAACTCTGGACGGTCGATCCGGAGATCACCGTCGCCTCGTCGTTCGGGTCGTCGTCGCCGTCGATCTCGATCGTGCCGTCGACCGTGATCTCGAAACTCGAGGGACTCCCGTCGCCGACGACCTCGAGGACGTGGGGGAGCGCCTCGCCGTACTCAAAAGGGTCGACCACCTCACCGTCGAGCGTGACGGTCGCGGGGCCGTCGACGGTCAGCGATTCGAGGTCGCCGTCGAAGCGGTAGGCGTCCTTCCAGTTGGCGACGACGCCGTGGACGGCGCCGTCGTCGATCTCGTCCTCGTCGTCGATCGAGGCGCCCCCGTCGTCGGACTTCTCGACCGGGCCGTCGACGACGAACTCGTAGCGGGTGACGCCCGCCTCGGAGCCCTCGACGACGAGGACGTGGTCGGGCCCGCCGTCGAACTCGTCGGGGTCGATCTCGACGCCGTTGACCCGGACGGTCGCGGGGCCGTCGACGGTCAACTCCTCGAGTTCGCCCTCGAAGCGGAAGGCGTCGAGCCAGTTGGCGACGACGCCGCTCGCGCGCTTGCCGTCGACCGTGGCCTCGGCGTCGATCGTCGCGTCCTCGTCGGTGCTCGGCGCGACGTCGCCGGAGGCCGCGAACTCGTAGCTCGTGTTGTCGCCGGCGCCGCGGCCGTCGAAGACGATGGTGTTCGGGAGGATCCGTTCTTCCTCCTGCTCGCCGGCGGAACTCGACCCGCCCGCGGCGGCCTCCGCGGCGGAGGTCGGACAGCCCTCGGGGACGAATTCCCGGGGGTTCGAGCCGTTGCCGCCGCGGAAGTTGATCGATCCGCCCTGAACGGTACGGGTGCCCTCGTCGCCGTAGCCGCGGTCGTACTCGGTGTTCGAGACGTTCAGGACGCCCCCGCGGGCGTGCAGCGAGTAGTGGCGGCCGTTCATCGCGAGGTGGCAGTTCTCCACCTCGACCGGACCGGGGGCCCACCCCCAGACGCCGCGACCGTCCTTGTGTCGCTCGTCGTTGACGGCGACGCTGTTCGTCACCTTCCCCTCGGACAGACGGAAGTGCGAGACCCAGGAGTTCGCGGAGTAGCAGTTGTCGATGTGGATGGTGCCCCCGCCATTGCCGCCGGGCGCGGAGCAGTAAAAGGAGTTGTCGCCCATCTCCTGGATGTTGACGTTCCGGATGTCGATGTGACCGCTGTGCTGGGGGGCGACCCAGAGGCCGAGGCCGTGGCGGTGGCCGGCAGTCGCGCCGTCCCCGAGGTAGACGTTCTCGATCAGCGACCGGTTGCCGCCGCGGTCGGAGACGCCGAGGACGGCGTTCGCGTCGCCGATCCGGCCCTTGATCCCCACGTTGCGGATCGTCCAGTTCGTCCCGTGTGCGATGATCTGCGGCCAGCAACCGCCGGCCGTACAGTCGATCAGGACGTTCTCGAACGTCTCGCCGTCGTCGACGAAGAACTGTCGCTTCTCGCCGCGCGAGAGTTTCACGACTTCGTAGTCGTCCTCGTCCGCCGCGGCCGTCGTCGCGGCCGCGGCCGTCGTCGCCGCCGCCGCGGCGGCCGACCCGGCTAGCTTCAGGTACGAGCGGCGGTGGAGTAATCCACCATTACGCCCGCGATCGGCGCTCTCGCGGCCGATTCCGGCGGGTTCGTCGTCGTCGTCCAGTACCGAAGGTTCGCGTGCCATGCATTCGGGTAACCTCGGGATTCCCCCATAAACATTTCGTTCTCTCCACTATTAAAATTTACATACATTCTCTTGTTACTGGAGGATCGTTCAGAATATCTTCTACGTTTAGCAAGGATTATTAGGAGGCGGCGGCGGGTTGGCGCTCGGTAATACCGTATTACCGGTTTCGGGACGGACGGCCGGCCGCGAGTCGTGACGAGGAACCGTCAGGGTCGGCCGCCGCGGGCCGCTCAGTCGAGATAGCCGAGCGAGCGCAGGCGCGTCTCGACCTCCTCGCGGTCGACGGTCCCGTCGGGGTCGTCGTCGCTCTCGGCCTCGACGCGCCCGAGGACCTCCTCGAGGACGTACGTCACGTACTCGTCTGCGGTCTCGAACTCGGTGCGTTCGATCCGCGCGTCGACCCGGTCGACGAGGGGCGTCGGGAGTTCGACGGCCGTCGCCCGGGCGTCCACGTCAGCGTCGGTGAGGTTTCGCTGCTCCATAGCGTGTCCGTCCGGTTACTGTCCAATCGCATTGTTATTCCGCGGGTACCGGACGTTCGGCTCGCGACATCGTTCGTACCCGGAATATAATTTTCCCGTCACTTCCGCCGGCTCGCGGTGCCGCCCGCCCGCTCGACGCCCGTCGGACGGAACCCGGGCGATAACAAAGGACCGACTCCGCGTCGTGACGACCCATGACGGAACCGCGTGACGTCGTCCTGATCACCGTCGACAGCCTGCGCGCCGACCGCTGTGGCTTCATGGGGGGCGGGGCCGACGTGACGCCGACGCTCGACGCGCTGGCCGCGGACGGCCTCGTCTTCGAGAACGCCGTCGCCCCCGCGCCGGAGACCAACGGCTCGGTCGCGACGACGTTCACCGGCCAGTACTCGAACCCGAAACTCGAGTCCGACCTCTCGAACTACACCGAGCGCACTCGCGAGCACATGAGCGCGCTCCGGACGATTCCCCAGCGGTTCTCGGAACTCGGCTACGAGACGGCCGGGATCACCGCGAACCCGTGGACGTCGCGGTACTTCGCGTTCGACCGGGACTTCGACCGCTTCGAGGACACGATGGACGACAACCTCTCGAAGGGGCTCGTCGCCGAGGGGAACGACCGCGGACTCGCACGCGACGTGCTCGCGCAGGTGCTCAACTGGTGGCAGGGACAGGATATGTTCATGTCCTGGGAGTCGCTGTACGACGAGATCGAGACGACCCTCGCGGACCTCGAGTCGCCGTACTTCTGCTGGATCTTCCTCGTCGACGTCCACATGCCCTACTTCCCCGGCGACGGCTACCGCACCCGTTCGCGGCTGCTGACCTACCCGGCGAACGCCTCGCTGTTCGTCGGCAAGTACGAACTCCCGCTGCAGTCGCTGTTCCACGACGTGCTGGTCCAGTCGTACGACGACGCCGTGCGGTACACCGACGCGTTCTTCGAGCGGTTCCTCGACGACGTCGAGGGCGACCCCCTGATCGCGGTCACCAGCGACCACGGCGAGGGGTTCGGCGAGGACGGCATGTACGGCCACGGGCCGAAGGTCTCCGAGGAGGCGCTGCACGTCCCGCTGGTGGTGGCCAACGGGCCCACCGGCTCTGTCGAGCGGCCGTTCTCGCTGCGCCGACTCCCGTCGCTGCTCACCGCGCTGGCGACCGGCGACGCCTACGAGGACCTCCTCGAACCGGTCGTCGTGGGCCGCAACTACGATCCCGCCATCGCCGTCCGCGGCCGGCGGTGGCGCTACGTGTGGCGTCCGGAGGAGCAACGCGTCGAACTCCGGGGAGACGACCCGTTCGAGTGGGAACCGGCCGACGTCCCTGAACTGGCGGCCATCGGCCGGGACGTGGTCGAGGCGTTCCTCGAGAGCGAACGGGAGCGAAAGCGGATCATCGACGCCGCGTCGGACGTGGCCGCGAGCGCGGCGCTTTGAGGGGGCGGCGATCGAAACCGCTCGCGAGCCCGCGAACCCACGCGCGGAGTGAGAGGGAGTTCGGGAGCGGAGAGCCGAACCGTCGGCGGGGATCGAAGGCGGAGGGCCGAGTCGTCAGCGGAGCCGTCAGTCACGGCCGCCGGAGGCGGCCTCCTCGGGGCTCGTGGGGACGCCGTCGGGGACGACGTCTTCGGGGTTCGAGCCGTTGCCGCCCGCTTCGCTGATGTCGCCGCCGTTGGGGAGGATGCCGTCGCCGTTCCAGTCCGTGTTGCGAATGGTCACGGTCGAGCCCCGGCCGTTCGCGCCGCCGACGACCGCGTAGTGGCGGCCGTTCGTCGCGAGCTGGCAGTCGTCGATCGCGACCTCGCCCGGTGCCCAACACCAGACGCCGCGACCGGCGTAGCCGTCCTCGTCGATGCAGACCGTCGAGTTCGTCACCTTGCT
The Salinilacihabitans rarus DNA segment above includes these coding regions:
- a CDS encoding DUF7344 domain-containing protein, giving the protein MSSIDTSLPEEITSVTDAEDDGRLSKDVIFELLKNRRRREVLEYLLEAEGTVTLGELAEQIAAWENDTSVSALSSDQRKRVYVALYQTHLPKMDDAGIVDYDQDRGLIELSDNADLLLMYLDTDAHRRDRWDRWYAAASVAGAALVGAAVIGLPPLSAVSTAGVAAGVVAAFLVLSFSHVVVNHRSQRAVDGKLSRIE
- a CDS encoding right-handed parallel beta-helix repeat-containing protein, with protein sequence MAREPSVLDDDDEPAGIGRESADRGRNGGLLHRRSYLKLAGSAAAAAATTAAAATTAAADEDDYEVVKLSRGEKRQFFVDDGETFENVLIDCTAGGCWPQIIAHGTNWTIRNVGIKGRIGDANAVLGVSDRGGNRSLIENVYLGDGATAGHRHGLGLWVAPQHSGHIDIRNVNIQEMGDNSFYCSAPGGNGGGTIHIDNCYSANSWVSHFRLSEGKVTNSVAVNDERHKDGRGVWGWAPGPVEVENCHLAMNGRHYSLHARGGVLNVSNTEYDRGYGDEGTRTVQGGSINFRGGNGSNPREFVPEGCPTSAAEAAAGGSSSAGEQEEERILPNTIVFDGRGAGDNTSYEFAASGDVAPSTDEDATIDAEATVDGKRASGVVANWLDAFRFEGELEELTVDGPATVRVNGVEIDPDEFDGGPDHVLVVEGSEAGVTRYEFVVDGPVEKSDDGGASIDDEDEIDDGAVHGVVANWKDAYRFDGDLESLTVDGPATVTLDGEVVDPFEYGEALPHVLEVVGDGSPSSFEITVDGTIEIDGDDDPNDEATVISGSTVQSSVTDGTQRFRFSGALTDVTFTSGEATVRLDGEAIDPDEYGDQDLLPHAIVFDGREADGRSRYSFAVDGRVRKSDHRGASIDDEDVVEGRAVRGSVGGWLDAYWFDGDPEDVTVSGDARVHVDYNVREQ
- a CDS encoding transcription initiation factor IIB, which gives rise to MTRSRSDHARYESQAAAESETGRCPDCETDTIVHDPDRGERVCRECGLVLTEDPIDYGPEWRAFNAEEHDQLSRVGAPLTQSMHDRGLTTTIDWRNRDANGHSMSADKHGQLHRLRVWQERIRTKNAGERNLKYALSEIDRMVSALGVPTPVKETASVIYRQALERDLIRGRSIEGVATSALYTACRKEGIPRSLEEVTAVSRVDQREIGRTYRYIADELDINLEPTNPRQFVPRFCSELDVGKDVETKAIEIIDRTTEQGLHSGKSPTGYAAAAIYAAGLLCDETIPQRAVAETAQTTVVTVRNRYREQLDAIDQAPAT
- a CDS encoding sulfatase, which produces MTEPRDVVLITVDSLRADRCGFMGGGADVTPTLDALAADGLVFENAVAPAPETNGSVATTFTGQYSNPKLESDLSNYTERTREHMSALRTIPQRFSELGYETAGITANPWTSRYFAFDRDFDRFEDTMDDNLSKGLVAEGNDRGLARDVLAQVLNWWQGQDMFMSWESLYDEIETTLADLESPYFCWIFLVDVHMPYFPGDGYRTRSRLLTYPANASLFVGKYELPLQSLFHDVLVQSYDDAVRYTDAFFERFLDDVEGDPLIAVTSDHGEGFGEDGMYGHGPKVSEEALHVPLVVANGPTGSVERPFSLRRLPSLLTALATGDAYEDLLEPVVVGRNYDPAIAVRGRRWRYVWRPEEQRVELRGDDPFEWEPADVPELAAIGRDVVEAFLESERERKRIIDAASDVAASAAL
- a CDS encoding DEAD/DEAH box helicase family protein, which encodes MTDDRPPRSERPEEPPASNPSGDGPDDGDAALDLSAFHDACQRAGRPVVTAAEVARALDRSQAAVSDALEALADRGDVERLSVSTDPVVWFPRELEDLTARERVVVFPKRREVVVDHPDQFTRAQLSQFAHLADANGEGGYRYVVRPEDVWSAPHDSFDALARTMRQALGRRSERLEEWVRSQFDRARQFRLYTHPDGYTVLAARSPEVMGNVAREKLDEEHVHAPISETEDWVRDGAEAAIKRVLYEAGYPVRDERSLESGDPLDVDLRVRLRDYQRTWVDRFEEAGEGVFVGPPGSGKTVAAMGAMASVGGETLIFVPSRDLARQWEESLLEFTSLDPEQVGQYHGGVKERRPVTVATYQIAGMDRHRSLFDDREWGLVIFDECQHVPSEVYRRSTQLQSRHRLGLSASPIREDDRQTEIFTLVGPPIGTDWEALFDAGFVAEPELEIRYVPWGDEEERNAYGSADGRERYRIAAENSGKVDEVRYLLSAHPDAKALVFADYLDQGREIAAALDVPFLSGETPHHERRRLLEEFRTDERDLLVVSRVGDEGIDLPTADLAIVASGLGGSRRQGTQRAGRTMRPAGGALVYVLATRGTREEEFARRQLQHLGRKGIAVRERTVDD